A window from Culex pipiens pallens isolate TS chromosome 3, TS_CPP_V2, whole genome shotgun sequence encodes these proteins:
- the LOC120419279 gene encoding antigen 5 like allergen Cul n 1-like produces the protein MLKLVKSWIWLSMLLASLKSAYTVDYCDSSICPAGASNIGCGNDGKLAKACPSNAKVIEMTDELKKLIVDTHNKYRNEVATGKVGHLPKASAMPTLTWDNDLAETAQMNSNRCVRGHDACHNTDVYKNSGQNINYIATSADSIDHMKEVPNLITSWYDERHDVNKNMVNTMYDPGKSIMVFHFAVMASDKVNKVGCGLTQWKNEGEWLQLYLVCNYSFNDFIGIPIYVSGKKPCSGCTTGCNSAFPGLCNESEPVPQMIDYPAGK, from the exons ATGCTGAAACTAGTCAAAT CATGGATTTGGCTGTCGATGCTACTGGCATCGCTCAAGTCCGCCTACACGGTGGACTACTGTGACTCGAGCATCTGTCCGGCGGGCGCGTCCAACATCGGGTGCGGCAACGACGGCAAGCTGGCCAAGGCCTGTCCCAGCAACGCCAAGGTGATCGAGATGACCGACGAGCTGAAGAAGCTGATCGTGGACACGCACAACAAGTACCGTAACGAGGTCGCCACCGGCAAGGTCGGCCATCTGCCCAAGGCTTCCGCCATGCCAACGCTGACCTGGGACAACGATCTGGCGGAGACGGCCCAGATGAACTCGAACCGGTGCGTGCGAGGTCACGACGCGTGCCACAACACCGACGTGTATAAGAACTCGGGCCAGAACATCAACTACATCGCGACGAGCGCCGACTCCATTGACCACATGAAGGAGGTCCCGAACCTGATCACCAGCTGGTACGACGAGCGGCACGACGTCAACAAGAACATGGTCAACACGATGTACGACCCCGGCAAGAGCATCATGGTGTTCCACTTTGCCGTGATGGCCAGCGACAAGGTCAACAAGGTCGGCTGCGGGCTCACCCAGTGGAAGAACGAGGGCGAGTGGCTCCAGCTGTACCTGGTGTGCAACTACTCGTTCAACGACTTTATCGGCATCCCGATCTACGTGTCCGGTAAGAAGCCCTGCTCGGGCTGTACCACCGGCTGTAACTCGGCCTTCCCGGGTCTGTGCAACGAGAGCGAACCGGTGCCGCAGATGATCGACTACCCGGCCGGAAAGTAA
- the LOC120419038 gene encoding antigen 5 like allergen Cul n 1: MSINRKVQVLFVLFSFLAAVVRPQEDYCNPDLCESGVSNIGCGATNELSSDCVDAKKYTFDDKLKKILLEEHNKYRNQVAKGELDWLPKAANMVTMDWDDDLAYLAELNANKCLFEHDKCHNTKKYPDSGQNIASWGTSGDDIDVESTLKTLVQEWWDERHFATPKLMKKLFDKEKALHFTMLVRSNASRVGCGMVKYRSGEWLWVQLVCNYSYTNMIGTPVYTAGEPCSQCKTGCDATYDGMCNKDEPVDVGA; encoded by the exons ATGTCGATCAACCGTAAAGTTCAAGTATTGTTCGTCCTGTTTAGCTTCCTGGCGGCGGTGGTCCGTCCACAGGAGGACTACTGCAACCCGGACTTGTGCGAATCCGGAGTGTCCAACATTGGCTGTGGAGCCACGAACGAGCTGTCGTCGGATTGCGTGGACGCGAAAAAGTACACCTTCGATGACAAGCTGAAGAAGATTCTGCTGGAAGAGCACAACAAATACCGGAACCAGGTGGCGAAGGGCGAACTGGACTGGCTGCCGAAGGCCGCCAACATGGTCACGATG GACTGGGACGACGACCTGGCCTACCTGGCCGAGCTGAACGCCAACAAGTGCCTGTTCGAGCACGACAAGTGCCACAACACCAAGAAGTACCCGGATTCCGGCCAGAACATCGCCTCGTGGGGCACCAGCGGGGACGACATCGACGTGGAGTCGACGCTGAAGACGCTCGTCCAGGAGTGGTGGGACGAGCGTCACTTTGCCACGCCGAAGCTGATGAAGAAGCTGTTCGACAAGGAGAAGGCACTGCACTTTACGATGCTGGTCCGGTCGAACGCGAGCCGGGTTGGATGTGGCATGGTCAAGTACCGGTCCGGGGAGTGGCTGTGGGTTCAGCTGGTCTGCAACTACTCGTACACGAACATGATTGGGACGCCGGTTTATACGGCGGGAGAGCCGTGCTCGCAGTGCAAGACCGGATGTGACGCCACGTACGACGGGATGTGCAACAAGGACGAACCGGTGGATGTGGGAGCTTGA
- the LOC120419326 gene encoding uncharacterized protein LOC120419326: MPITTRSNKTLSLKQLTTVFKQVKASMQDIFNFSADLEKSCTIADVEVRLGALDELWVDFNETLVEIQSHGEYVATEDATYEADRAKFSESYFLNKSRLITKSRELQAPPAVLEQTIRSEETSHGLNDHIRLPQIKLQKFTGIIEEWLSFRDLFVSLIHSKAELSDVEKFYYLRGCLDGKPAGLIDHLKITAESYTVAWTILLNEYDNDKLLKKRQIQSLFELPVITEESSSDLHTLVDGFVRIVQTLDRVLEEANFKDLLLVNILSSRLDSITRRAWEEYSAKDNDTLKDMTDFLQTRIRILESLPKKKADSKVVRQNQVRSKPAVVKASYNTAQESGGPCCACSGTHFLHQCKSFQQRTVSDREALLRTNSLCRNCLKSGHLAKDCSSRFSCRNCNKRHHTLLCFKSGKDKGSAQYKRDNSKAATDESQASGHSSSSTSNQVTPEITVSNSAQLFSTQVLLATAIVIIEDDEGNRLPARALLDSGSESNFISEHLSQRLRVRRNKVDISVSGIGRSVSKVKQQIRATLCSRVSNFSRDMRFLVLPKVTVSLPTSNINTAGWTIPDNVVLADPTFSVSKGVDMVLGIESFFDFFETGRKISLGEELPALNESVFGWVVCGGIADSGESIRITCNVSARDKLEALVTRFWSCEEVESGSSFSPEEARCEALFAQTVQRGADGRYSVALPKNEAILSKLGESRNIALRRLHGTERRLARDAHLQDQYTEFMDEYLRLGHMHKVEETDAVKRCYLPHHPVVREASTTTKVRVVFDASCKTSSGVSLNDALLCGPVIQQDLRSLIYRCRIKQIMLVSDVEKMFRQIGITPEDRALQCVLWRPTPSAEVCTYELNTVTYGTKSAPFLATRALKQLAMDEKHRFPLAAKAISEDVYMDDVITGMDDEDAAHNLRIQLDEMMISGGFRLRKWACNRAEVLRGVAEENLAIPLPEGINLDKESSVKTLGLTWIPNTDEFKVQFDITPTVAEDELCKRVVLSKAASLFDPHGWFGATITTAKIFLQQLWTLVDAEGKRLDWDTPLPPTVGENWRKYEEQLPVLNSIRFARCVVIPNAEKVELHCFSDASKKAYGGCVYVRSENAAGDVMVRLVASKSRVAPLKVQTIPRLELCGATLVAQLFKVLQEALDISLSAHFWTDSTCVLSWLDAIPTTWATFVANRVSKIENLQQS; the protein is encoded by the coding sequence atgCCGATCACCACCCGGAGTAACAAAACGTTGTCACTCAAACAGTTGACGACGGTTTTCAAGCAGGTGAAAGCGTCAATGCAGGACATTTTTAACTTTTCGGCTGATTTGGAAAAGAGCTGTACGATTGCTGATGTTGAAGTAAGATTGGGTGCTTTAGATGAGCTGTGGGTAGACTTCAATGAGACTCTGGTTGAGATTCAATCTCATGGAGAGTACGTGGCCACGGAAGACGCAACTTATGAAGCTGACCGTGCGAAGTTCAGTGAGAGTTACTTTCTCAACAAATCTCGTTTAATCACCAAATCGAGAGAACTTCAAGCTCCTCCTGCGGTTCTGGAACAGACCATCCGGTCTGAGGAAACTTCGCATGGGCTCAACGATCACATTCGGCTACCGCAGATTAAGTTGCAGAAGTTCACCGGAATAATTGAGGAATGGCTCAGCTTTAGAGATCTGTTTGTATCGCTCATTCATTCAAAGGCCGAACTCTCAGACGTCGAAAAGTTTTACTACCTGAGGGGTTGCCTTGATGGAAAACCGGCTGGCTTGATCGATCATCTGAAGATCACTGCAGAAAGCTACACTGTGGCCTGGACTATTCTGCTGAATGAGTACGACAACGATAAGCTTCTGAAGAAGCGGCAGATTCAATCGCTATTTGAACTACCTGTAATCACCGAGGAATCTTCTTCAGACTTGCACACTCTCGTGGATGGATTCGTGAGAATTGTACAAACATTGGATCGTGTTTTGGAGGAAGCGAACTTCAAGGACTTGCTACTGGTCAACATCTTATCATCTCGGCTTGACTCGATTACTCGTCGAGCTTGGGAAGAGTATTCAGCTAAGGATAATGATACTTTGAAGGACATGACGGACTTTCTCCAGACGCGTATTAGAATTCTCGAATCGCTACCCAAGAAGAAGGCAGACAGCAAGGTTGTTAGACAGAACCAAGTCCGGTCGAAACCAGCGGTGGTGAAGGCTAGTTACAACACTGCACAGGAGTCTGGAGGGCCTTGTTGTGCATGTTCTGGAACGCACTTTCTACACCAGTGCAAATCGTTTCAACAAAGGACGGTGTCAGACAGAGAGGCACTACTCCGAACCAATTCGTTATGTCGAAACTGTTTGAAATCCGGCCACTTGGCAAAGGACTGCTCGTCGAGATTCTCGTGTCGAAACTGCAACAAGCGACATCACACGCTGTTGTGTTTCAAATCGGGGAAGGATAAAGGTTCTGCCCAATACAAGCGAGACAACTCTAAGGCAGCTACGGACGAATCTCAAGCATCAGGACATTCCAGCTCGAGCACGTCAAATCAAGTCACTCCCGAGATAACAGTTTCGAACTCAGCTCAGCTGTTTTCAACTCAGGTCCTGTTAGCAACTGCAATTGTCATCATCGAGGACGATGAAGGCAACCGACTTCCGGCACGAGCCCTCTTGGACTCCGGATCAGAAAGCAATTTCATCTCGGAGCATCTGAGCCAAAGGCTTCGCGTACGACGGAATAAGGTGGACATTTCCGTTTCGGGCATTGGAAGATCGGTATCCAAGGTCAAACAGCAGATTCGAGCTACGCTGTGCTCACGTGTCTCCAACTTCTCACGAGACATGCGGTTTCTGGTACTACCCAAGGTGACGGTTAGCTTACCAACTTCAAACATCAACACTGCCGGTTGGACCATTCCCGACAACGTGGTCCTGGCCGACCCAACCTTCTCTGTCTCCAAGGGCGTAGACATGGTGTTGGGCATTGAAAGTTTCTTCGATTTCTTCGAAACTGGTCGTAAGATTTCATTGGGCGAGGAACTACCAGCACTCAACGAATCAGTTTTCGGTTGGGTAGTCTGCGGAGGAATTGCAGACTCAGGAGAATCTATTCGCATCACATGCAACGTGTCGGCGAGGGATAAACTAGAAGCTTTGGTGACTCGGTTTTGGTCCTGCGAGGAGGTTGAGTCAGGCAGCAGTTTTTCGCCGGAGGAAGCACGTTGCGAAGCTCTTTTCGCGCAAACGGTTCAGCGCGGAGCTGACGGTCGCTACTCGGTGGCTTTACCGAAGAACGAGGCCATTCTCTCGAAGCTCGGCGAGTCGAGGAACATCGCACTCAGACGCCTTCACGGTACGGAGCGAAGGCTGGCGCGGGACGCGCATCTTCAGGATCAATACACGGAATTTATGGACGAATATCTGCGCCTGGGGCATATGCACAAGGTTGAGGAAACTGATGCAGTCAAGCGGTGCTATCTCCCACACCATCCAGTAGTCAGGGAAGCCAGCACGACCACCAAGGTTCGCGTGGTATTTGACGCAAGTTGCAAAACATCGTCAGGAGTTTCCCTAAACGATGCGCTGTTATGCGGTCCAGTCATACAGCAAGATTTACGGTCGCTGATCTACCGCTGCCGTATCAAGCAGATTATGCTGGTGTCGGACGTCGAGAAGATGTTCCGACAAATTGGAATCACCCCGGAAGATCGAGCTCTACAGTGCGTACTCTGGCGACCAACGCCGTCCGCTGAGGTGTGCACGTATGAACTGAATACGGTTACGTATGGAACGAAATCGGCACCGTTTCTTGCCACTCGCGCTCTGAAACAGTTGGCAATGGATGAAAAGCATCGTTTTCCCCTAGCGGCAAAGGCAATAAGCGAGGACGTCTACATGGATGACGTCATAACCGGGATGGACGATGAGGACGCAGCACACAATCTGAGAATTCAGCTGGACGAAATGATGATCAGCGGGGGATTTCGGCTCAGAAAGTGGGCGTGCAACCGTGCAGAGGTCTTGCGCGGTGTTGCTGAGGAGAATTTGGCCATTCCACTTCCAGAAGGAATCAACCTGGACAAGGAATCGTCCGTAAAAACATTGGGTTTAACTTGGATCCCTAACACGGATGAGTTCAAGGTACAGTTCGACATAACACCAACTGTTGCCGAGGACGAACTCTGCAAACGTGTCGTTTTATCAAAGGCTGCATCTCTTTTCGACCCGCACGGCTGGTTTGGGGCAACAATCACAACAGCGAAGATCTTTCTCCAGCAGTTGTGGACACTGGTAGATGCTGAAGGAAAGCGATTAGATTGGGACACCCCGTTACCACCCACGGTGGGTGAGAATTGGAGGAAGTATGAGGAACAACTTCCAGTGCTCAATTCAATTCGTTTTGCTCGTTGTGTGGTCATTCCAAATGCGGAAAAGGTGGAGTTACATTGCTTTTCGGATGCATCAAAGAAAGCGTACGGAGGTTGTGTTTATGTACGAAGCGAAAATGCAGCTGGCGACGTCATGGTACGACTGGTGGCTTCCAAATCCAGAGTGGCGCCGCTGAAGGTACAAACGATTCCACGGCTGGAGCTGTGTGGCGCGACGCTGGTAGCCCAACTCTTCAAAGTTCTGCAGGAGGCACTGGACATCTCGTTGAGCGCGCATTTTTGGACGGATTCGACGTGTGTTCTCAGCTGGCTTGACGCGATTCCAACAACGTGGGCCACTTTCGTCGCGAATCGAGTTTCCaagatagagaatttgcagcaaagctaa